Genomic DNA from Streptomyces sp. NBC_01571:
ATCCCTGAAGGAGATGATGGGCCCGTGGCGCTAGACGACCAACCCGCCCGGCCGCCGCCCCCCGACCGTCCGCACATGCCGTCCCACCGGCGGCCCCCGGACGGGAGCCGTCGGCCGGAAGAGGCAGGCGGCACCGGTCCGGCCGCCGGCCATCACGTCGCCTGCCCCTGCTGTCGCGACACCTTCGAAGACCCGGCACTGGACACGGCGACGGAGGCCCTGCAGAACCGCGAACCACCCAGCACGCAGTGCCTCGTGGCCCGCGTCATGACCATCGTCCACGACCAGATGTGGCCAGGGCCGACGCTGCCCTTGGACGATCCCACGCGCACCCTGCACATAGTCGAGCGCGCCGCGTCCGCCGTACTGCGGCGCGCGGCGGACGAGGTGCCCGGTGTCACCGCCGTCAGTTGCCGCCTTGCCCGATCCGACCACCTCACGGGCGTGCGAGTGAGCATGACCCTGACCGCCGGTATGAACCGTCCCCTGCCGGAGACGGCCGGACTGGTGCGCCGCTCAGTAGTGGACATCTCCGGCCATGACCTGGGCCTGGCGGTGACCGCCGTCGACATCACGGTGATCGAGGCCCACCACACGTCCGGGTAGCCGTCCCCACCGCGCCGGACCAGGCGGCGTCCCATGCCCATGCCCGCGTGGCCCCTCCGCCCTCCGCCCGATGTATACGCCGTCTGCTCTGCTCGACGTGCGCTATGGCTGAGATTGATCAGACTTGTAGGCATGGCAGAAGAACGTCGGCCGCGCGCCGGGAAATCCTCGACGACAGCCGCTCGCCGCCCACCACCCGTGCGGGGGGCAGGCCAAGCCGCGAAGGCTGCCTGCCGGAGCCTGGAGGGGCTGATCGGCCATCCCACGGAGGGCGTGTCAGCGGTGAAGCGTGTCGATGACGGCTGGTGTGTCGTCGTGGACGTCCTTGAGCTGCCCCGGATTCCGGACACGACGAGCCTTCTCGCCTCGTACGAGGTCCAGCTCGACCAGGACGGCGAACTCCTGGAGTACTGCAGGGTCCGCCGCTATCGGCGGGGGTCCGCCGATGAGTGACCCAGGTTTGCCGACGATCG
This window encodes:
- a CDS encoding gas vesicle protein codes for the protein MAEERRPRAGKSSTTAARRPPPVRGAGQAAKAACRSLEGLIGHPTEGVSAVKRVDDGWCVVVDVLELPRIPDTTSLLASYEVQLDQDGELLEYCRVRRYRRGSADE
- a CDS encoding Asp23/Gls24 family envelope stress response protein, which encodes MPSHRRPPDGSRRPEEAGGTGPAAGHHVACPCCRDTFEDPALDTATEALQNREPPSTQCLVARVMTIVHDQMWPGPTLPLDDPTRTLHIVERAASAVLRRAADEVPGVTAVSCRLARSDHLTGVRVSMTLTAGMNRPLPETAGLVRRSVVDISGHDLGLAVTAVDITVIEAHHTSG